One genomic region from Balaenoptera acutorostrata chromosome 1, mBalAcu1.1, whole genome shotgun sequence encodes:
- the B3GALT2 gene encoding beta-1,3-galactosyltransferase 2: MLQWRRRHCCLAKMSWNAKRSLFRTHLIGVLSLVFLFAMFLFFNHHDWLPGRTGFKENPVTYTFRGFRSTKSETNHSSLRNIWKETVPQTLRPQTATNSNNTDLSPQGVTGLENTLSANGSIYNEKGTGHPNSYHFKYLINEPEKCQEKSPFLILLIAAEPGQIEARRAIRQTWGNESLAPGIQITRIFLLGVSIKLNGYLQRAILEESRQYHDIIQQEYLDTYYNLTIKTLMGMNWVATYCPHIPYVMKTDSDMFVNTEYLILKLLKPDLPPRHNYFTGYLMRGYAPNRNKDSKWYMPPDLYPSERYPVFCSGTGYVFSGDLAEKIFKVSLSIRRLHLEDVYVGICLAKLRIDPVPPPNEFVFNHWRVSYSSCKYSHLITSHQFQPSELIKYWNHLQQNKHNACANAAKEKAGRYRHRKLH; encoded by the coding sequence ATGCTTCAGTGGAGAAGAAGACACTGCTGCCTTGCAAAGATGAGCTGGAATGCCAAGAGGTCTCTGTTCCGCACCCATCTTATTGGTGtactttctcttgtgtttctttttgccatgtttttgtttttcaatcatCATGACTGGCTGCCAGGCAGAACTGGATTCAAAGAAAACCCTGTGACATACACTTTCCGTGGATTTCGTTCTACAAAAAGTGAGACAAACCACAGCTCTCTTCGGAACATTTGGAAAGAAACAGTCCCGCAGACTCTGAGGCCTCAAACAGCAACTAACTCCAATAACACAGATTTGTCACCACAAGGAGTTACAGGGCTGGAGAATACACTCAGTGCCAATGGAAGTATTTACAATGAAAAAGGCACTGGACATCCAAATTCTTACCATTTCAAATACCTTATCAATGAACCTGAAAAATGCCAGGAGAAAAGCCCTTTTTTAATACTACTAATAGCTGCAGAACCTGGACAGATAGAAGCTAGAAGAGCTATTCGGCAAACTTGGGGCAATGAAAGTCTAGCACCTGGTATCCAAATCACACGAATTTTTTTGTTGGGTGTAAGTATTAAGTTAAATGGCTACCTTCAACGTGCAATACTGGAAGAAAGCAGACAATACCACGATATAATTCAACAGGAATATTTAGATACATACTATAATCTGACCATTAAAACACTAATGGGCATGAACTGGGTTGCCACATACTGTCCACATATTCCATATGTTATGAAAACTGACAGTGACATGTTTGTCAACACCGAATATTTAATACTTAAGTTACTGAAGCCAGACCTGCCTCCTAGACATAACTATTTTACTGGTTACCTAATGAGGGGATACGCACCCAACAGAAACAAAGACAGCAAGTGGTACATGCCACCAGACCTCTACCCAAGTGAGCGCTATCCTGTCTTCTGTTCCGGGACTGGTTATGTTTTTTCTGGAGATCTGGCAGAGAAGATATTTAAAGTTTCTTTAAGCATCCGTCGTTTGCACTTGGAAGATGTATATGTAGGGATCTGTCTTGCCAAGTTGAGAATTGATCCTGTCCCCCCTCCCAATGAGTTTGTGTTCAATCACTGGCGAGTTTCTTATTCAAGCTGTAAATACAGCCACCTAATTACCTCTCATCAGTTCCAGCCTAGTGAACTGATAAAATACTGGAACCATTTACAACAAAATAAGCACAACGCTTGTGCCaatgcagcaaaagaaaaagcagGCAGGTATCGCCACCGCAAACTCCACTAG